The Athene noctua chromosome 13, bAthNoc1.hap1.1, whole genome shotgun sequence genome has a segment encoding these proteins:
- the LOC141965474 gene encoding mitotic-spindle organizing protein 2B-like, translating into MSEAAAEMAAAAAAMAEARLRRKQFLSAEEAELFELAQAAGSGLDPDVFRVLLDLLRMNVAPLAVFQVLKSMCAGQRLPPGPEGGPPAAAVPLPADTRGRNKASSTVSGTQVLAERSSREGSAQRMPRQPSASRLQKTGASGKNSGGGNST; encoded by the exons ATGTCGGAGGCGGCGGCggagatggcggcggcggcggcggcgatggcggAGGCGCGGCTGAGGCGGAAGCAGTTCCTGAGCGCGGAGGAGGCGGAGCTGTTCGAGCTGGCGCAGGCGGCCGGCAGCGGGCTGGACCCGGACGTGTTCCG GGTGCTGCTGGATCTGCTGCGCATGAACGTGGCGCCGCTCGCCGTCTTCCAGGTGCTCAAGTCCATGTGCGCTGGGCAGCGGCTGCCGCCGGGACCCGAGGGCGGACCCCCCGCCGCGGCGGTGCCGCTCCCCGCCGACACGCGAG GGAGAAATAAAGCCAGTTCTACTGTCAGCGGGACCCAGGTTCTGGCAGAGAGGAGCAGCCGGGAAGGATCTGCCCAGAGGATGCCTCGGCAACCAAGTGCGAGCCGGCTGCAGAAAACGGGAGCTTCTGGAAAGAACAGTGGAGGAGGCAACAGTACCTAA